A region from the uncultured Draconibacterium sp. genome encodes:
- a CDS encoding M1 family aminopeptidase translates to MAQENELFISDKIALQESRSFQQKSNFVESQSNSLTDFIYQRMEWQVDPAVRFISGKITTHFISKTDSLQLLEFDLSSELSTDSILIRGKQWSFTHENNKLSINLPEPVATNQTDSVTVFYHGVPPSTGFISFATSTHGSAFTPVLWTLSEPYGAMDWWPCKQSLADKIDSIDVLVTSPKQYYAASNGILVSEQENETNRIMHWKHRFPIATYLVAIAVTDYKRYSDYLLSATGDTIEILNYVYPENLEKAKTETPVTADLIQLFENIIGPYPFASEKYGHAQFGWGGGMEHQTMSFMGKFSYGLIAHELAHQWFGNFITLGSWQDIWLNEGFATYLTGLSYENIETEWWPVWKQVYSDEIKQEPDGSVFVTDTTSVSRIFSSRLSYAKGAYLLHMLRWVIGDAAFFQGLKNYFSDPEIANGFARSADVIKHFELEADTSLTEFFNDWLYGEGYPQYTANFIAIDQQNTLVTLSQQTTHESVDFFEMPVPVRFYNHDQSDSLDLVLQHSVNQQEFIIESPFTVASMIIDPELWLISETEQIVGIPFQKNASGFTLYPNPVESNIYLSKPPAINIHEIRITTVNGAVIKTFHGNASKLNVATLPSGIYVLQAKHASGIFHSTFIKQ, encoded by the coding sequence ATGGCTCAGGAGAATGAACTATTCATTTCCGATAAAATAGCATTGCAGGAAAGCAGGAGTTTTCAACAAAAGTCGAATTTTGTTGAAAGCCAGAGCAACAGCCTAACAGACTTTATTTACCAGCGAATGGAGTGGCAGGTTGATCCGGCAGTTCGCTTCATTTCCGGAAAAATAACCACACATTTTATAAGTAAAACCGATTCACTTCAACTGTTAGAATTCGACCTCAGCAGTGAACTCAGTACCGATTCTATTCTAATCCGGGGCAAACAATGGTCTTTTACACACGAAAACAACAAACTAAGCATAAATTTACCTGAGCCCGTTGCTACAAATCAAACCGATTCGGTAACTGTCTTTTATCACGGGGTACCTCCATCAACCGGTTTTATTTCGTTTGCAACAAGCACACATGGATCAGCCTTTACTCCGGTTTTATGGACACTTTCAGAACCATATGGAGCCATGGATTGGTGGCCGTGTAAACAATCGCTGGCCGATAAAATCGATTCGATTGATGTGCTGGTAACTTCGCCCAAACAATACTATGCCGCAAGCAACGGAATACTGGTCTCTGAGCAGGAAAACGAGACGAACCGCATTATGCACTGGAAACACCGTTTCCCGATTGCCACCTATCTGGTTGCTATTGCGGTAACCGATTACAAAAGGTACTCCGATTACCTGCTTTCTGCCACCGGCGACACAATAGAAATTCTAAACTACGTATATCCGGAGAATCTGGAAAAAGCAAAAACGGAAACACCGGTTACCGCCGATTTAATCCAACTGTTTGAAAATATAATTGGCCCCTACCCCTTTGCCAGCGAGAAATACGGCCATGCGCAGTTTGGCTGGGGCGGTGGAATGGAACACCAAACAATGAGTTTTATGGGCAAGTTTAGCTATGGTTTAATTGCCCACGAGCTGGCTCACCAATGGTTTGGAAACTTTATTACTTTGGGCTCGTGGCAAGACATTTGGCTGAACGAAGGTTTTGCCACCTACCTAACCGGACTGAGTTACGAAAATATTGAAACGGAATGGTGGCCGGTTTGGAAACAGGTATATTCAGATGAGATAAAGCAAGAGCCGGACGGTTCGGTTTTTGTTACCGATACCACTTCTGTATCGCGAATTTTTAGCAGCAGACTATCTTATGCTAAAGGAGCCTACTTGCTGCATATGTTGCGTTGGGTTATTGGCGACGCTGCCTTTTTTCAGGGGCTTAAAAATTATTTCTCCGATCCGGAAATTGCCAATGGCTTTGCCCGCTCGGCCGATGTAATAAAACATTTTGAACTGGAAGCCGACACCAGCCTGACTGAATTTTTTAACGATTGGCTTTATGGCGAAGGCTACCCACAGTACACTGCAAATTTCATTGCAATCGATCAGCAAAACACCCTCGTCACCCTTAGCCAGCAAACGACCCACGAATCCGTTGATTTTTTTGAGATGCCGGTGCCCGTGCGCTTTTATAATCACGACCAGAGCGATTCGTTGGATCTTGTGCTTCAGCACAGCGTTAATCAGCAAGAATTTATCATTGAAAGCCCTTTCACCGTGGCTTCAATGATTATCGATCCAGAGCTTTGGCTAATTTCCGAAACTGAACAAATCGTTGGCATTCCTTTCCAAAAAAATGCGTCAGGCTTTACCCTCTACCCCAATCCTGTTGAAAGCAACATTTATTTATCAAAACCTCCCGCTATCAATATTCACGAAATTCGTATAACCACTGTAAATGGAGCTGTTATAAAAACCTTTCATGGAAACGCCTCAAAGTTGAATGTTGCCACTTTGCCCTCAGGAATTTACGTGCTTCAGGCTAAACACGCATCCGGAATATTTCACAGCACTTTTATAAAACAATAG
- a CDS encoding T9SS type A sorting domain-containing protein: protein MKRFTNLILLLLLPFWLLAQPGISRVEYWYDGNYGTAMQQTVSGPSVTFAELLDVSSLEPGLHTVTFRFQDERGVWGSVLSKFFTYNEEALQGIRMITDVEFWYDGNYASAVETPLTSGASADWISLLDVSSLNDGLHTLSYRFKDDRDIWSSPSVRFFRMEEVTGLQQIVGLEYWFGDDYANKETSTFPPTSLLNLDEMLDVSSLAKGLHIVSVRLQDESGRWNAPACFYFTNYAKENFVLHQITELEYWFDNDYSSVQTDPVAATSLLNIDDQIDVSGLANGVHVVSCRFRDESGEWSPAYSVLFTKYPGESAAELHEITALEYWFDDDYSSVHTDPVANATVLSIDEQIDVSALSDGVHSVSSRYKDEAENWSPAYTTLFVKYLPDPIPDLREIVKVEYWIDGDYSQVNTESVASTGLLVIDEQLDVSALNKGLHTLTYRFGDKAGGWSSAITTFFSLYDNEVVNADNKIVAYRYWPDSYIALVREVQLASPVKSLELDDVIDLNGYPGGEHLISIQFLDSEGQWSSAHSETYTKEVIPSITISADDSTVCLGTPVLFDADITDADVIEWKFGDGSSSNEFSPEHIYTEAGVFEVSAIVTHTDSMKSAYDTIVEGIEVYPSQNIWLGDADTIFFSSFESDNLNSAPAGWIQKYYGTGTANQIVVNNPVKNGIKSFQMEGASGWASEYYRRPATLPTEVTLEAWVNCEKILSGIAGSIGVGNFNVGTWGTRTSRLQFYNGKISATYSSGTTYEIMDYTPGQWYHVKMIHDLANHSYQVFINNAKVSGTSGNETTFNFPMHPTVETIDVMLCAGNSGTTKMFFDDILLTKKGNFEVCETDLPYQLGSQQLTSEGFYTETLINSYGCDSVVSFNLVINPSDSIWLADTICEGDLPYTFGEQSLIADGIYTEDFPTAFGCDSVVTLTLVVNDTTINTDAVTICETDLPYTFGASSLTSAGIYTEMFSNVYGCDSTVTLTLTVNDTSLTELEMSVCENDLPLIIGLDTFYNEGVYTKQYNNTMGCDSTVILTLNVLDTSLVTEEIEICESLLPFTFGTHTLTASGVYSQKFTNTNGCDSTVILTLTVKDTFNLYDAVTVCENELPYHWAGDELSSSGTYTKVLTSSNGCDSTINLALTVNDTSVVTKDITLCESDLPYTFGSQTLNSDGMYTEVFSGSNGCDSTVYLTLNVNDTLRTRLDIAICEDNLPYIFGTRNLIAGGFYSDTLINTSGCDSIVELSLTVNDTFIVFDTVTICESELPYSWEGDELIVAGPYTKTLSTIHGCDSTVTLTLTVKDSSLIQQQVTICESELPYSFGSQTLTGSGFYTEVYSKENGCDSTVELTLNVLDTSLILLEAAICKSELPYILGTQSIDTSGIFREIFASENGCDSTIILTLTVNDTFNVNDTITICENELPYTFGSQTLLAEGNYNETFTTTHGCDSTVNLALYVNDTVHTIVFDTVCENDLPFTFGTQSLSSEGTYTETFNASNACDSVVVLQLTVHESYVTELNVTVQQSELPYMFWGEQLTRTGVYSHTLLSVLGCDSIITLNLFVEDDIPPSVQCQSINVVLSDEGSYTFTTSDKRTIAAGSSDNITAFENLKIVVSPSTFSCNNVGENTIVVQATDAAGNRATCQTKVNVADVPADPKIDEVPDYIVDEDSTLIVTLTGIAGGTQCEIWPVTLSARYNNNKLIDAIHVEYETYENLARIEIIPVTNMFGTDSISVTVQDSLGNTTTVSFKITVNKVNDAPVIIQQIEDWEMIAEDSTSIIISKLPGIFFEDLDDSSMIFSFEIEAGSLPEWINVMNEDEQFVLNFTPESVDTGCINIIVTIQDLAEATDTDTFKVCVNPLEVGISHLSESMFEINLYPNPTQGQVNINFENLPFGEIELLVTSISGSKILQKTYKNSERIVFDLSKHISGSYLVILQINNQQIVRKLILDKK from the coding sequence ATGAAACGATTTACCAATCTAATATTGTTATTGCTTTTACCATTTTGGTTGTTGGCACAACCTGGTATTTCCCGGGTGGAATACTGGTACGATGGCAACTATGGTACAGCAATGCAGCAAACGGTTTCAGGGCCAAGTGTCACGTTCGCCGAATTGCTCGATGTAAGTTCCCTTGAGCCGGGCTTGCATACCGTAACTTTTCGTTTTCAGGACGAAAGAGGGGTATGGGGTTCAGTGCTCAGCAAATTCTTTACCTACAACGAAGAAGCTCTCCAGGGAATTCGAATGATTACAGATGTCGAATTCTGGTATGATGGAAATTATGCTTCAGCTGTTGAGACTCCCTTAACATCGGGAGCTTCTGCCGACTGGATTAGCTTACTTGATGTTAGTTCGTTAAACGATGGACTGCATACTTTATCGTATCGTTTTAAAGATGATCGTGATATCTGGAGTTCTCCATCTGTTCGCTTCTTCAGAATGGAAGAAGTTACCGGCCTACAACAAATTGTTGGCCTGGAATACTGGTTTGGCGATGATTATGCTAACAAAGAAACAAGTACTTTTCCCCCAACCAGCCTTCTAAACCTAGACGAAATGCTCGATGTTTCTTCGCTCGCCAAGGGTTTACACATTGTAAGTGTCAGACTTCAGGACGAAAGCGGGAGATGGAATGCACCGGCATGTTTCTACTTTACCAACTATGCAAAAGAAAACTTTGTTCTGCATCAAATTACCGAACTGGAATACTGGTTTGATAATGATTACTCGTCGGTACAAACCGATCCTGTAGCGGCCACTTCACTTTTAAATATCGATGACCAGATTGACGTATCCGGATTAGCGAATGGCGTTCATGTAGTATCGTGCAGGTTTCGGGATGAATCAGGAGAATGGAGCCCTGCTTATTCGGTGTTATTTACAAAATACCCGGGAGAAAGTGCTGCAGAATTACACGAAATTACAGCGCTTGAATACTGGTTCGATGACGATTATTCATCGGTTCATACTGATCCGGTTGCTAATGCTACTGTACTTTCGATAGACGAACAAATAGATGTTTCGGCCTTAAGCGACGGAGTTCACTCTGTAAGTAGCCGTTACAAAGATGAAGCAGAAAACTGGAGTCCGGCATATACCACCTTATTTGTTAAATATCTACCCGACCCAATACCCGACCTTCGTGAAATAGTGAAAGTGGAATATTGGATTGATGGTGATTATTCGCAGGTAAACACTGAGTCTGTTGCATCAACCGGATTGCTTGTGATTGATGAACAGCTTGATGTTTCAGCACTAAACAAAGGACTTCATACACTTACTTATCGCTTCGGAGATAAAGCTGGAGGATGGAGTTCTGCAATTACGACTTTCTTTAGCCTGTATGATAATGAAGTTGTTAATGCTGACAACAAAATAGTTGCTTATCGTTACTGGCCCGATTCTTACATTGCTTTGGTTCGGGAGGTACAACTAGCGAGTCCTGTAAAATCATTGGAATTGGATGATGTGATTGATCTGAACGGTTACCCCGGAGGGGAACATTTGATCAGTATCCAATTTTTGGACAGCGAAGGACAATGGAGCTCGGCTCATAGCGAGACTTATACAAAAGAAGTTATTCCGAGTATCACAATTTCTGCTGATGATTCAACAGTTTGTTTAGGCACACCAGTTCTTTTCGATGCTGATATTACTGATGCCGATGTTATAGAATGGAAGTTTGGCGATGGAAGTAGTTCGAACGAGTTTAGCCCGGAACACATTTATACGGAAGCCGGTGTTTTTGAGGTGAGTGCCATTGTTACACACACCGACAGTATGAAATCGGCTTACGATACCATTGTTGAGGGTATTGAGGTTTATCCGTCGCAAAACATTTGGTTAGGAGATGCTGATACAATTTTCTTCAGCTCGTTTGAAAGTGACAATTTAAACTCTGCCCCCGCTGGCTGGATTCAAAAATACTACGGAACTGGTACGGCAAACCAAATTGTTGTCAACAATCCGGTAAAAAACGGAATAAAATCATTCCAGATGGAAGGTGCCTCAGGCTGGGCTTCAGAATATTATCGAAGACCTGCAACCCTACCAACAGAAGTAACACTTGAAGCCTGGGTGAATTGCGAGAAAATCTTATCCGGAATAGCGGGAAGTATTGGGGTTGGAAATTTTAATGTTGGAACATGGGGAACACGAACATCTCGTTTACAATTTTACAACGGAAAAATCTCTGCTACTTATTCCAGTGGTACAACCTACGAAATTATGGATTACACTCCCGGTCAGTGGTATCATGTAAAAATGATTCATGATCTTGCTAACCACTCGTATCAGGTTTTCATAAACAATGCAAAAGTATCAGGCACCAGTGGCAACGAAACAACTTTCAATTTCCCGATGCATCCAACAGTTGAAACAATTGACGTTATGCTTTGTGCAGGAAATAGCGGTACTACTAAGATGTTTTTTGATGATATCCTACTTACTAAAAAAGGAAACTTTGAAGTATGCGAAACAGACTTACCCTATCAGCTTGGAAGCCAGCAATTAACTTCTGAAGGATTTTATACTGAAACTTTGATAAATAGTTATGGTTGCGACAGCGTAGTTTCTTTCAACCTTGTAATTAACCCGTCAGATAGTATTTGGCTGGCCGACACCATTTGCGAAGGCGATTTACCATACACATTTGGAGAACAAAGCCTCATCGCTGACGGAATTTATACTGAAGATTTTCCTACTGCATTTGGTTGCGACAGTGTTGTTACCCTTACACTAGTTGTTAACGATACCACGATTAATACCGATGCAGTAACAATTTGCGAAACCGATTTACCGTACACGTTTGGAGCGTCTTCGCTGACTTCAGCTGGTATTTACACCGAAATGTTTTCCAATGTTTATGGTTGCGACAGCACTGTAACACTTACCCTTACCGTTAACGACACCTCGTTAACAGAACTTGAAATGTCGGTTTGTGAAAACGATCTTCCTCTTATAATTGGTTTAGATACTTTTTATAACGAGGGCGTTTACACCAAACAGTACAACAATACGATGGGTTGCGATAGTACCGTAATCCTAACCCTGAATGTTCTTGATACCTCGCTGGTTACTGAGGAAATCGAAATATGTGAAAGTCTTCTACCTTTTACTTTTGGTACACACACTCTCACTGCCAGCGGGGTTTATTCTCAAAAATTCACAAACACCAATGGCTGCGACAGCACTGTAATTTTAACTCTGACAGTTAAAGATACTTTTAACCTTTACGATGCAGTTACCGTTTGTGAAAACGAACTTCCGTACCACTGGGCTGGAGACGAATTGTCATCATCGGGTACATACACAAAAGTACTTACTTCGTCAAATGGATGCGATAGCACAATCAATCTGGCACTTACTGTAAACGATACTTCGGTAGTAACAAAGGATATAACCCTTTGCGAGAGTGATCTGCCGTATACTTTTGGTTCACAAACACTGAATAGTGACGGAATGTATACCGAAGTTTTTTCGGGAAGCAATGGATGCGATAGTACAGTGTATCTAACACTAAACGTAAATGACACTTTACGAACCAGGCTGGACATTGCCATTTGTGAGGATAATCTACCGTATATTTTTGGCACAAGAAATTTGATAGCCGGCGGTTTTTATTCAGATACATTGATAAATACGAGTGGATGCGACAGCATTGTTGAGCTATCTCTAACTGTAAACGATACTTTTATTGTTTTTGATACAGTTACTATTTGCGAAAGTGAATTACCATATAGCTGGGAAGGCGATGAACTAATAGTTGCCGGACCTTACACAAAAACACTGAGCACGATACATGGCTGCGATAGCACGGTAACCCTCACTTTAACTGTGAAAGATTCTTCGCTAATTCAACAGCAAGTAACCATTTGCGAAAGTGAGTTACCTTACTCATTTGGGTCACAAACACTCACTGGTAGCGGATTCTACACTGAAGTTTATTCAAAAGAAAACGGATGCGACAGCACGGTAGAACTCACATTGAACGTACTGGATACCTCGTTAATTTTGCTGGAAGCTGCTATCTGTAAAAGTGAATTACCTTATATTCTAGGAACACAGTCTATTGATACTTCGGGGATTTTCAGGGAAATATTTGCCAGTGAAAATGGTTGCGACAGTACAATAATCCTGACATTAACTGTAAACGACACTTTCAATGTGAATGATACAATTACAATTTGCGAAAATGAATTACCTTATACTTTTGGTAGCCAAACATTGTTAGCAGAAGGCAATTATAACGAAACATTCACGACTACTCACGGTTGCGATAGTACTGTAAACCTTGCACTTTATGTAAACGATACCGTGCATACTATTGTTTTCGATACAGTTTGTGAAAACGATTTGCCTTTTACTTTTGGTACTCAGTCGCTCTCATCAGAAGGAACATACACCGAAACCTTTAATGCATCAAATGCTTGCGACAGTGTTGTAGTTCTCCAACTAACAGTTCATGAAAGTTATGTTACAGAATTAAATGTAACCGTTCAACAATCGGAATTACCATATATGTTTTGGGGAGAACAATTAACAAGAACGGGAGTTTACAGTCACACACTTTTGTCCGTATTAGGTTGCGACAGCATAATCACCTTAAACCTGTTTGTCGAAGACGACATTCCTCCATCGGTTCAATGCCAGTCAATAAATGTTGTGCTATCGGATGAAGGAAGCTACACGTTTACGACAAGTGACAAGAGAACAATTGCAGCAGGTTCAAGCGACAATATTACTGCCTTTGAAAATCTTAAAATTGTGGTGAGTCCATCAACATTTAGCTGTAACAATGTAGGCGAAAATACAATAGTTGTACAAGCTACCGATGCGGCAGGAAATAGAGCAACTTGCCAAACAAAAGTAAACGTAGCTGATGTACCAGCTGACCCGAAAATAGATGAGGTACCCGACTATATTGTCGATGAAGACAGCACATTAATCGTTACCTTGACAGGTATAGCAGGAGGCACGCAATGTGAAATTTGGCCTGTAACCCTATCTGCACGTTATAATAACAACAAACTTATAGATGCTATTCATGTTGAATACGAAACCTATGAAAACCTTGCAAGGATTGAAATAATTCCGGTTACAAATATGTTTGGCACCGATAGCATCTCTGTTACTGTTCAGGATTCATTGGGAAATACTACAACTGTAAGCTTTAAGATTACAGTAAATAAAGTAAATGATGCTCCGGTAATAATTCAGCAAATTGAAGACTGGGAAATGATTGCAGAAGATTCTACATCAATTATCATCAGCAAATTACCCGGTATTTTCTTTGAAGATTTAGATGACAGTAGCATGATTTTCAGCTTTGAGATAGAAGCTGGCAGCTTACCGGAATGGATAAATGTAATGAACGAAGATGAGCAGTTTGTACTGAATTTTACTCCTGAGTCTGTCGACACCGGTTGTATAAACATCATTGTGACAATACAAGATTTGGCCGAAGCAACAGATACAGATACATTCAAAGTATGTGTCAATCCGTTAGAAGTTGGAATTTCTCATCTTTCCGAAAGCATGTTCGAGATAAACCTCTATCCAAATCCAACACAAGGGCAGGTAAATATCAACTTTGAAAATCTACCTTTTGGAGAGATTGAACTATTAGTAACAAGCATTTCCGGAAGCAAAATCCTTCAAAAAACTTATAAGAATAGTGAAAGAATTGTTTTCGATCTGTCAAAACATATAAGTGGGTCGTACCTGGTTATATTACAAATAAACAACCAACAGATTGTAAGAAAACTAATCCTCGATAAAAAATAA
- a CDS encoding LytTR family DNA-binding domain-containing protein — translation MRAVIVEDEKLSVLNLQKLLQEYAPDIELVDVCYSGREALEKLPQLNFDLVFLDIQFNDDFDAFEMLKAWRWDKLQLIFVTSYNDYALKAFKHNAIDYITKPIDKEELITAINKAKNRIFRKNELEKLIQTIEALRNRQLIIRGQNETLFLPVSNLLYLQAEKDYTIIQYLKDGKNYEILTSRNLGYWENELNNHTFLRIHKSFIVNMEHIVSFGNRKVKLCNGTFLEISRDRRQEIEIKIIAFKSQ, via the coding sequence ATGAGAGCAGTAATTGTTGAAGATGAAAAACTATCGGTATTAAACCTGCAAAAACTATTGCAGGAATATGCTCCTGACATTGAGCTTGTTGATGTTTGTTACTCGGGACGCGAAGCTCTTGAGAAACTCCCTCAGCTTAATTTCGATCTGGTTTTTCTCGACATTCAGTTTAACGACGATTTTGATGCTTTCGAGATGCTAAAGGCCTGGAGATGGGACAAACTTCAACTGATATTTGTTACCTCGTACAACGATTATGCATTAAAGGCTTTTAAACACAATGCCATCGATTATATCACTAAACCCATTGATAAAGAAGAACTTATAACCGCTATTAATAAAGCGAAAAACAGAATATTTAGAAAAAATGAACTCGAAAAGCTCATTCAAACTATTGAAGCACTTCGGAACCGGCAATTAATTATTCGCGGGCAAAATGAAACACTCTTTCTGCCCGTTAGCAACCTGCTTTATCTTCAGGCTGAAAAAGACTATACCATTATCCAATACCTAAAGGATGGGAAAAATTATGAGATATTAACCTCGCGGAACCTTGGTTATTGGGAGAATGAATTGAACAACCATACATTTTTAAGAATACACAAGTCGTTTATAGTTAACATGGAACATATTGTATCGTTTGGTAACCGAAAAGTAAAACTCTGCAATGGTACTTTTCTGGAAATATCGCGCGATAGAAGACAAGAAATTGAAATAAAGATTATCGCATTTAAATCTCAGTAG